Proteins encoded together in one Micromonospora kangleipakensis window:
- a CDS encoding Fur family transcriptional regulator, translating to MSESSLAELLRSRGLRLTAQRQLVLQAVLELGHATPEQVHTAVREVAAGVNITTIYRTLELLERLGLVTHTHLSHGSPTYHAAGEHQHVHLVCRECGAIDEIDPELLRPLADQLAAQRRFQVDIGHVALFGVCGHCEDGEQK from the coding sequence GTGTCCGAATCCTCCCTCGCGGAACTGCTCCGCTCCCGCGGGCTGCGACTGACGGCGCAGCGGCAGCTGGTCCTCCAGGCGGTGCTCGAGTTGGGGCACGCCACGCCGGAGCAGGTGCACACGGCGGTCCGGGAGGTCGCCGCCGGGGTCAACATCACCACCATCTACCGCACGCTCGAGCTGCTGGAGCGGCTCGGGCTGGTGACCCACACCCACCTCTCGCACGGTTCGCCGACGTACCACGCGGCCGGCGAGCACCAGCACGTCCACCTGGTCTGCCGGGAGTGCGGCGCGATCGACGAGATCGATCCCGAGCTGCTCCGCCCGCTCGCCGACCAGCTGGCCGCCCAGCGGAGATTCCAGGTCGACATCGGGCACGTGGCGCTCTTCGGCGTCTGCGGCCACTGCGAGGACGGGGAACAGAAATGA
- a CDS encoding aminotransferase class IV gives MVASRVALLGRGVVPAGEPVLRGDDRGALHGDGLFETMHLRGGRPWLLDAHLARLRAGAAAVELPLPPDGALVDLLDAVRAGWPVEVEGALRLICTRGPEGGGPPTVWATLGEVPAAAKRARRDGVTVATLPLGVPAGARPTLGWLPAGIKSTSYGVSTAARRWAARNGVDDVLWLSTEGCVLEGPSANVVWLAGSTLCTVPAATTGILPGVTARWLLDHAADLGLATEERLTTPAELRSSDGAWLTSSLRGLAEIRTLDDTPLPHSPHTQALHALLAHPLP, from the coding sequence GTGGTGGCATCGCGGGTGGCCCTGCTCGGGCGGGGCGTCGTACCGGCCGGGGAACCGGTGCTGCGCGGCGACGACCGGGGTGCGCTGCACGGCGACGGGCTCTTCGAGACGATGCACCTGCGCGGCGGGCGACCCTGGCTGCTCGACGCCCACCTGGCCCGGCTGCGGGCCGGCGCGGCGGCCGTGGAGCTGCCGCTGCCGCCCGACGGCGCCCTGGTCGACCTGCTGGACGCGGTCCGCGCGGGCTGGCCGGTCGAGGTGGAAGGGGCGCTGCGGCTGATCTGCACCCGGGGTCCGGAGGGCGGCGGACCGCCGACCGTCTGGGCCACCCTCGGCGAGGTGCCGGCGGCGGCGAAGCGGGCCCGGCGGGACGGGGTGACGGTGGCCACCCTCCCCCTCGGGGTGCCGGCCGGGGCCCGACCCACGCTGGGCTGGCTGCCGGCCGGGATCAAGTCCACCTCGTACGGGGTGAGCACCGCGGCCCGCCGCTGGGCCGCCCGCAACGGGGTGGACGACGTGCTCTGGCTCTCCACCGAGGGGTGCGTGCTGGAGGGGCCGAGCGCGAACGTGGTCTGGCTGGCCGGCTCGACGCTCTGCACGGTGCCCGCCGCGACCACCGGCATCCTGCCCGGCGTGACCGCCCGCTGGCTCCTCGACCACGCCGCCGACCTCGGCCTCGCCACCGAGGAAAGGCTGACCACCCCGGCCGAGCTGCGCAGCTCGGACGGCGCCTGGCTCACCTCGTCCCTCCGCGGGCTCGCCGAGATCCGCACCCTCGACGACACCCCGCTACCCCACAGCCCCCACACCCAGGCCCTCCACGCCCTCCTGGCCCACCCCCTCCCCTGA
- a CDS encoding FABP family protein, with product MSANPSDENPFQPPWLNAPPVDPYPYEESHDLRIGPKLHPSLDGLLPYIGVWRGRGRGGFPTIEDFDFAQEIRISHDSRPFLFYESRAWILDEQSRPVRPAGREVGWWRPVLDGERVTDELEALMTTPTGVMELHIGKRKGTQIEFATDAVVRTATAKEVTAGARLFGIVEGALLYAQEMAAMGHALSPHLSARLIRVAG from the coding sequence GTGAGCGCGAACCCGTCGGATGAGAATCCCTTCCAGCCGCCGTGGCTGAACGCGCCGCCGGTCGACCCGTACCCGTACGAGGAGAGCCACGACCTGCGCATCGGCCCCAAGCTGCACCCGAGCCTGGACGGCCTGCTGCCGTACATCGGGGTGTGGCGCGGTCGTGGGCGCGGCGGCTTCCCCACCATCGAGGACTTCGACTTCGCGCAGGAGATCCGGATCAGCCACGACAGCCGCCCGTTCCTGTTCTACGAGTCGCGGGCGTGGATCCTCGACGAGCAGAGCCGCCCGGTGCGCCCGGCCGGCCGTGAGGTCGGCTGGTGGCGTCCGGTGCTGGACGGCGAGCGGGTCACCGACGAGCTGGAAGCGCTGATGACCACGCCGACCGGCGTGATGGAGCTGCACATCGGCAAGCGCAAGGGCACCCAGATCGAGTTCGCCACCGACGCGGTGGTTCGCACGGCGACGGCCAAGGAGGTCACGGCCGGCGCCCGTCTCTTCGGCATCGTCGAGGGCGCCCTGCTCTACGCCCAGGAGATGGCCGCCATGGGCCACGCCCTCAGCCCACACCTCTCCGCCCGCCTCATCCGCGTAGCCGGCTGA
- the mtfM gene encoding small membrane protein MtfM, whose protein sequence is MVTEIGFVSLLVAGLGALAGGLVYVAVRISRGRW, encoded by the coding sequence ATGGTTACCGAGATCGGGTTCGTCAGCCTGCTGGTCGCCGGCCTGGGCGCGCTCGCCGGTGGCCTGGTCTACGTCGCTGTACGCATTTCGAGAGGTAGATGGTGA
- a CDS encoding DsrE family protein, which produces MARTLVVKATAGADAPERCAQAFTVAATAAAAGVDVSLWLTGESTWFALPGKAQEFELPHSAPLAELLHVILATGRVTACTQCAARRDIGPGDVIPGVRIAGAAVFVEEAMAEGAQALVY; this is translated from the coding sequence ATGGCCCGCACTCTTGTCGTCAAGGCCACCGCCGGCGCGGACGCCCCGGAGCGGTGTGCCCAGGCCTTCACGGTCGCCGCCACGGCGGCCGCCGCCGGGGTCGACGTGTCACTCTGGCTGACCGGCGAGTCGACCTGGTTCGCGCTGCCCGGGAAGGCGCAGGAGTTCGAGCTGCCGCACTCGGCACCGCTGGCCGAGCTGCTGCACGTGATCCTGGCCACCGGCCGGGTGACCGCGTGCACGCAGTGCGCCGCCCGGCGCGACATCGGGCCGGGCGACGTGATCCCCGGCGTCCGGATCGCCGGCGCGGCGGTCTTCGTCGAGGAGGCGATGGCCGAGGGCGCGCAGGCCCTGGTCTACTGA
- a CDS encoding SCP2 sterol-binding domain-containing protein encodes MGEAIEQFFAALPARAPLVLRGPVSGTLQLDLTTANCTDHWLVELGPGSARVNRGLGPSDATWYGSHDLFERLIAGRDNGMAAMLRNESSFTGQVVLFLAFRRFFPDPPGTRDPRETAREQAGRPA; translated from the coding sequence GTGGGCGAGGCGATCGAGCAGTTCTTCGCGGCGCTGCCGGCACGTGCCCCGCTGGTGCTGCGCGGGCCGGTCAGCGGGACCCTCCAACTCGACCTGACCACCGCCAACTGCACCGACCACTGGCTGGTCGAGCTGGGACCGGGCTCAGCCCGGGTCAATCGCGGGCTGGGGCCCTCCGACGCCACCTGGTACGGCAGTCACGACCTCTTCGAGCGGCTGATCGCCGGCCGGGACAACGGCATGGCGGCCATGCTCCGCAACGAGAGCAGCTTCACCGGCCAGGTGGTGCTCTTCCTCGCCTTCCGGCGCTTCTTTCCCGACCCGCCCGGCACCCGCGACCCCCGGGAGACCGCCCGCGAGCAGGCCGGACGGCCGGCATGA
- a CDS encoding glycogen debranching N-terminal domain-containing protein, with protein sequence MKERVSILDGNTFLVCDRRGDIEPSFDFPTGLFSFDTRFLSTWLLTLDGQRLHALSIDDAQSYRTRFFLAPGEPTHYLDAKASVIRSRSIGGSFAEELTVLNHSEQEVEFTLRVDMGADFADLFEIKHERRKQGRTTPTVGHDKLRLSYRREAFCREVVISTSTRGEIDDRGMTFRIRVGPHGEWTTRLHVAAVIYGARGEDIRATLPLGGHRVAAAIHAEQDELIDRAPKLGCDCQPLAGAYRRSLNDLAALRYESITLGVRLLAAGLPWFMTLFGRDSIFTSLQVLPFLPKMVPATILMLAGLQGSRLDDFRDEEPGKILHELRYGETAGFEEQPHSPYYGSADSTALFVILLDEYERWTGDASLVRQLEPQARAALDWIDTYGDLLGTGYVWYVTRNPETGLQNQCWKDSWDSISYRDGRLPAFPRATCELQGYAYDAKLRGARLARTFWNDPAYADRLEREAAALKERFNRDFWIPEREYYALALDPEGRHVDALSSNIGHLLWSGIVDESRAARVAEHLLGPRLFSGWGVRTLADDEGRYNPIGYHVGTVWPFDNSIIAWGLWKYGFREEAGRICQSMLGASRFFDGRLPEAFAGYERDLTDYPVQYPTACSPQAWSAGTPLLLLRVMLGLEPQGEHLIIDPAVPEGMGRVELLDIPGRWGRVDALGRSRSPHDHNRGH encoded by the coding sequence ATGAAGGAACGGGTCAGCATTCTCGACGGCAACACCTTCCTGGTCTGCGACCGGCGCGGCGACATCGAGCCGTCCTTCGACTTCCCCACCGGGCTCTTCTCCTTCGACACCCGGTTCCTCTCCACCTGGCTGCTCACCCTCGACGGGCAGCGGCTGCACGCCCTGTCCATCGACGACGCCCAGTCGTACCGGACCCGGTTCTTCCTGGCCCCGGGCGAGCCGACGCACTACCTCGACGCCAAGGCCTCGGTGATCCGCAGCCGCTCGATCGGCGGGAGCTTCGCCGAGGAGCTGACCGTGCTCAACCACTCGGAGCAGGAGGTCGAGTTCACCCTGCGGGTCGACATGGGCGCCGACTTCGCCGACCTCTTCGAGATCAAGCACGAGCGGCGGAAGCAGGGGCGCACCACCCCGACGGTCGGCCACGACAAGCTCCGCCTCAGCTACCGCCGGGAGGCCTTCTGCCGGGAGGTGGTGATCAGCACCTCCACCCGCGGCGAGATCGACGACCGGGGCATGACCTTCCGGATCCGGGTCGGCCCGCACGGCGAGTGGACCACCCGGCTGCACGTCGCCGCCGTCATCTACGGCGCCCGCGGCGAGGACATCCGGGCCACCCTGCCGCTCGGCGGACACCGGGTGGCGGCGGCCATCCACGCCGAGCAGGACGAGCTGATCGACCGGGCGCCGAAGCTCGGCTGCGACTGCCAGCCGCTCGCGGGGGCGTACCGGCGCAGCCTGAACGACCTCGCCGCGCTCCGGTACGAGTCGATCACGCTGGGCGTACGCCTGCTCGCCGCCGGCCTGCCCTGGTTCATGACCCTCTTCGGCCGGGACAGCATCTTCACCTCGTTGCAGGTCCTGCCGTTCCTGCCGAAGATGGTCCCGGCCACCATCCTGATGCTGGCCGGGCTCCAGGGCAGCCGGCTGGACGACTTCCGGGACGAGGAACCGGGCAAGATCCTGCACGAGCTCCGCTACGGCGAGACGGCCGGCTTCGAGGAGCAGCCGCACTCCCCCTACTACGGCTCGGCCGACTCCACCGCACTCTTCGTGATCCTGCTCGACGAGTACGAGCGGTGGACCGGGGACGCCAGCCTGGTCCGGCAGCTGGAGCCCCAGGCCCGGGCGGCACTGGACTGGATCGACACCTACGGCGACCTGCTCGGCACCGGGTACGTCTGGTACGTGACCCGCAACCCGGAGACCGGCCTGCAGAACCAGTGCTGGAAGGACTCCTGGGACTCGATCTCCTACCGCGACGGGCGGCTGCCCGCGTTCCCCCGCGCCACCTGCGAACTCCAGGGGTACGCCTACGACGCCAAGCTGCGCGGCGCCCGGCTGGCCCGGACGTTCTGGAACGACCCGGCGTACGCCGACCGGTTGGAGCGGGAAGCCGCGGCGCTGAAGGAGCGGTTCAACCGCGACTTCTGGATTCCGGAGCGGGAGTACTACGCGCTCGCCCTGGACCCGGAGGGGCGGCACGTGGACGCCCTCTCCTCCAACATCGGGCACCTGCTGTGGAGCGGGATCGTCGACGAGTCCCGGGCCGCGAGGGTCGCCGAGCACCTGCTCGGACCCCGGCTCTTCTCCGGGTGGGGGGTGCGGACCCTCGCCGACGACGAGGGTCGGTACAACCCGATCGGCTACCACGTCGGCACGGTCTGGCCGTTCGACAACTCGATCATCGCCTGGGGGCTGTGGAAGTACGGGTTCCGCGAGGAGGCCGGCCGGATCTGCCAGTCGATGCTGGGCGCGTCCCGGTTCTTCGACGGCCGGCTGCCGGAGGCGTTCGCCGGGTACGAGCGGGACCTCACCGACTACCCGGTGCAGTATCCGACCGCGTGCAGTCCGCAGGCCTGGTCGGCGGGGACTCCGCTGCTCCTGCTCCGGGTGATGCTCGGCCTCGAACCACAGGGCGAGCACCTGATCATCGACCCCGCCGTCCCCGAGGGGATGGGCCGGGTGGAGCTGCTCGACATCCCGGGTCGCTGGGGCCGGGTGGACGCCCTCGGCCGCAGCCGTTCCCCGCACGACCACAACCGGGGCCACTGA
- a CDS encoding DUF1416 domain-containing protein, producing MTAPTAAGCAAPDQAAPLPASLDLEKETVITGQVLAESGEVVPGAYVRLLDSTGEFTAEVVTSPAGQFRFFAAPGSWTLRALSRHGNGDTAVTAARGINEVTVTVAA from the coding sequence ATGACTGCTCCCACCGCCGCCGGTTGCGCGGCCCCCGACCAGGCCGCGCCGTTGCCGGCCAGCCTGGACCTGGAGAAGGAAACCGTCATCACCGGCCAGGTGCTGGCCGAGTCCGGCGAGGTTGTGCCGGGCGCGTACGTCCGGCTGCTCGACTCCACCGGTGAGTTCACCGCCGAGGTGGTCACCTCCCCGGCCGGCCAGTTCCGGTTCTTCGCGGCACCGGGCAGCTGGACCCTGCGGGCGCTCTCCCGGCACGGCAACGGCGACACCGCCGTCACCGCCGCCCGCGGGATCAACGAGGTGACCGTCACGGTCGCCGCCTGA
- a CDS encoding sulfurtransferase, with amino-acid sequence MSRDTALVSAEWAEKNIDAPGVVFVEVDEDTSAYDTGHIAGAIKLDWRTDLQDPVRRDFLNKTQFEALLSERGIGNDETVILYGGNNNWFAAYAYWYFKLYGHREVKLLDGGRKKWELDARPLATDKVERPATQYVAQEPDTSIRAFRDEVVDAIGTKNLVDVRSPDEYAGRLLAPAHLPQEQAQRAGHVPTAISVPWSKAANEDGTFKSDDELRRIYAAAGLDDSKETIAYCRIGERSSHTWFVLQELLGHRNVKNYDGSWTEYGSLIGVPIALGDEPGKA; translated from the coding sequence ATGAGTCGCGACACCGCACTCGTCTCGGCCGAATGGGCCGAGAAGAACATCGACGCCCCGGGCGTCGTCTTCGTCGAGGTCGACGAGGACACCTCGGCCTACGACACCGGCCACATCGCCGGCGCGATCAAGCTCGACTGGCGCACCGACCTTCAGGACCCGGTCCGCCGGGACTTCCTCAACAAGACCCAGTTCGAGGCGCTGCTCTCCGAGCGCGGCATCGGCAACGACGAGACCGTGATCCTGTACGGCGGCAACAACAACTGGTTCGCCGCGTACGCGTACTGGTACTTCAAGCTCTACGGCCACCGCGAGGTGAAGCTGCTCGACGGCGGCCGCAAGAAGTGGGAGCTGGACGCCCGCCCGCTGGCCACCGACAAGGTCGAGCGGCCGGCGACGCAGTACGTCGCGCAGGAGCCGGACACCTCGATCCGCGCCTTCCGCGACGAGGTGGTCGACGCCATCGGCACCAAGAACCTGGTCGACGTGCGCAGCCCCGACGAGTACGCCGGCCGGCTGCTCGCCCCCGCCCACCTGCCGCAGGAGCAGGCCCAGCGGGCCGGCCACGTGCCCACCGCGATCAGCGTCCCGTGGTCCAAGGCGGCCAACGAGGACGGCACCTTCAAGTCCGACGACGAGCTGCGCAGGATCTACGCCGCCGCCGGCCTGGACGACAGCAAGGAGACCATCGCGTACTGCCGGATCGGCGAGCGCTCCTCGCACACCTGGTTCGTGCTCCAGGAGCTGCTCGGGCACCGGAACGTGAAGAACTACGACGGCTCCTGGACCGAGTACGGCTCGCTGATCGGCGTGCCGATCGCGCTCGGCGACGAGCCCGGAAAGGCCTGA
- a CDS encoding Ms5788A family Cys-rich leader peptide: MGTLLTKRRAVDLCRVATCLCRPVI, translated from the coding sequence ATGGGGACGCTCCTCACCAAACGGCGCGCGGTCGACCTGTGCCGCGTGGCCACCTGCCTGTGTCGCCCCGTCATCTGA
- a CDS encoding DUF2993 domain-containing protein, which produces MAEAQTAYEEQPRRRGRKALIGLVVLLLVLAGLLVVADRVAAGVAERAIADQVRQEVAKQDAQSAAPQVQVGGFPFLTQVLAGKYEHISIVLKDVQGPVRGDTVSVPRLDVDARNVRASLDTIRSGQGDVVAERVDGRGTITYDSLAKLLDRPGLTLGEQGGKLAVTAPVDILGVKLTVVGTADVTVKGNKVALRFNDLNAEGLPNLPLARTLLANYAKGISVDVPLPELPFQLNVRTVEPKPEGLTVTADARNVPINSAG; this is translated from the coding sequence GTGGCAGAGGCCCAGACGGCATACGAGGAACAGCCCCGGCGACGCGGCCGGAAGGCGCTGATCGGGCTCGTCGTCCTGCTGCTGGTCCTGGCCGGGCTGCTGGTCGTCGCCGACCGGGTGGCCGCCGGCGTCGCCGAGCGGGCCATCGCCGACCAGGTGCGGCAGGAGGTCGCCAAGCAGGACGCGCAGTCCGCGGCCCCGCAGGTCCAGGTCGGCGGCTTCCCGTTCCTGACCCAGGTGCTGGCCGGGAAGTACGAGCACATCTCGATCGTGCTGAAGGACGTGCAGGGCCCGGTGCGGGGCGACACGGTCAGTGTGCCGCGACTCGACGTGGACGCCCGCAACGTGCGGGCCTCGCTGGACACCATCCGTTCCGGCCAGGGCGACGTGGTCGCCGAGCGCGTCGACGGCCGGGGCACCATCACCTACGACAGCCTGGCCAAGCTGCTCGACCGGCCCGGCCTCACCCTCGGGGAGCAGGGCGGCAAGCTGGCCGTCACCGCCCCGGTGGACATCCTCGGCGTCAAGCTCACGGTCGTCGGCACCGCCGACGTGACCGTCAAGGGCAACAAGGTGGCGCTGCGCTTCAATGACCTGAACGCCGAAGGGCTGCCGAACCTGCCGCTGGCCCGGACGCTGCTGGCCAACTACGCCAAGGGCATCTCGGTGGACGTGCCCCTGCCCGAGCTGCCGTTCCAGCTCAACGTCCGCACGGTGGAACCGAAGCCGGAGGGGCTGACCGTGACCGCCGACGCGCGGAACGTACCGATCAATTCGGCCGGCTGA
- a CDS encoding winged helix-turn-helix transcriptional regulator, which produces MELLLLVTARAGEPSAVLPALDLLPHSVRTAPRDVRTLVSGPSPDAVLVDARSELSEARATCRMLHATGLGVPLVAVVTEAGLIALNADWGVDDVILAGAGPAEVEARLRLAVGRLSNATAGAGGSIRAGELTIDPDTYAAKLKGRPLDLTYKEFELLKFLAQHPGRVFTRDQLLREVWGYDYFGGTRTVDVHVRRLRAKLGSEYESMIGTVRQVGYKFVVPPSRSLPESEPAPLSV; this is translated from the coding sequence GTGGAGCTCCTGCTGCTGGTGACCGCGCGCGCAGGTGAGCCATCGGCGGTGCTGCCGGCACTCGACCTGCTGCCGCACTCGGTCCGCACCGCGCCCCGCGACGTCCGCACGCTGGTCAGCGGCCCCAGCCCGGACGCGGTCCTGGTGGACGCCCGCTCCGAGCTGAGCGAGGCCCGGGCCACCTGCCGGATGCTGCACGCCACCGGGCTCGGCGTGCCGCTGGTCGCGGTGGTCACCGAGGCGGGCCTGATCGCGCTCAACGCCGACTGGGGCGTGGACGACGTCATCCTGGCCGGGGCCGGCCCGGCCGAGGTGGAGGCCCGGCTGCGGCTCGCGGTCGGCCGGCTCAGCAACGCGACGGCCGGGGCCGGCGGCTCGATCCGGGCCGGCGAGCTGACCATCGACCCCGACACCTACGCGGCGAAGCTCAAGGGCCGCCCGCTCGACCTCACGTACAAGGAGTTCGAGCTGCTGAAGTTCCTGGCCCAGCACCCGGGCCGGGTGTTCACCCGGGACCAGCTGCTCCGCGAGGTCTGGGGCTACGACTACTTCGGCGGCACCCGCACGGTCGACGTGCACGTCCGGCGGCTACGGGCCAAGCTCGGCTCGGAGTACGAGTCGATGATCGGCACCGTGCGCCAGGTCGGCTACAAGTTCGTCGTGCCGCCGTCCCGTTCGCTGCCCGAGTCGGAGCCCGCTCCGCTATCGGTCTGA
- a CDS encoding polysaccharide deacetylase family protein has translation MPGTLRATGIVTLVAAALLGSAYALGRSLVPDQPRHGTGVTASVNQPHYSDQPPVPTDSPEPTGTSPTPEVRPHQADGGEGPFGSLVSTGSARVALTFDDGPDPRYTPQVLALLQEYGVKATFCVVGENAASHPELIREVVAAGHTLCNHSWNHDISLGTRSPAAIRADLLSTNEAIRAAAPGARIEYFRQPGGAWTYPVVSVCEELGMAPLHWAVDPSDWMAPGAGRITAAVMTQTGPGSIVLMHDAGGDRAGTVTALRYLLPELMARFQLEALPTGTT, from the coding sequence ATGCCGGGGACGCTACGCGCCACCGGCATCGTGACCCTGGTGGCGGCCGCGCTGCTCGGCTCGGCGTACGCGCTGGGCCGCAGCCTCGTCCCCGACCAGCCGCGACACGGCACCGGCGTGACGGCGAGCGTCAACCAGCCGCACTACTCCGACCAGCCGCCGGTCCCGACCGACTCCCCGGAGCCGACCGGGACCAGCCCCACCCCGGAGGTCCGGCCGCACCAGGCCGACGGCGGCGAGGGGCCCTTCGGCAGCCTGGTCTCCACCGGCTCCGCCCGGGTGGCGCTCACCTTCGACGACGGACCGGACCCGCGGTACACGCCCCAGGTTCTCGCGCTCCTGCAGGAGTACGGCGTCAAGGCCACCTTCTGCGTGGTGGGCGAGAACGCGGCGAGCCACCCGGAGCTGATCCGGGAGGTCGTGGCCGCGGGCCACACCCTCTGCAACCACTCCTGGAACCACGACATCTCCCTCGGCACCCGGTCGCCGGCCGCGATCCGGGCCGACCTGCTCAGCACCAACGAGGCGATCCGGGCCGCGGCGCCGGGCGCGCGGATCGAGTACTTCCGGCAGCCCGGCGGGGCCTGGACGTACCCGGTGGTGTCGGTCTGCGAGGAGCTGGGCATGGCGCCGCTGCACTGGGCGGTCGACCCGTCCGACTGGATGGCGCCCGGTGCCGGGAGGATCACCGCCGCGGTGATGACCCAGACCGGGCCCGGCTCGATCGTGCTGATGCACGACGCCGGCGGGGACCGCGCCGGCACCGTCACGGCCCTGCGGTACCTCCTGCCGGAGCTGATGGCCCGGTTCCAGTTGGAGGCGCTGCCCACCGGCACGACGTGA
- the mshD gene encoding mycothiol synthase produces MSSTEPTADRVARADRLAPVEVAEVLALARTAGDADGADPLDEHVLLRLRDPEAPAVHLTARAADATLTGYAHLDITDATAGIGVELVVHPTYRRRGTGRALARGVLAAAAGPLRAWAHGDHPSAAALAVDLGFTRARVLWQLRRPLTAALPEVRLPDGVELRAFQPGRDDEAWLALNKLAFAAHPEQGRWALADLRVRLAEPWFDPAGFLLAVQSATGQLLGFHWTKVHERPGSARIGEVYVLGVDPAAHGGGLGKALTTAGLAYLRDQRGLDQVMLYVDESNAGAMALYERLGFARWSGHVNYQLG; encoded by the coding sequence ATGAGCAGCACCGAGCCGACCGCCGACCGTGTCGCCCGCGCCGACCGGCTGGCGCCGGTCGAGGTGGCCGAGGTGCTGGCGCTGGCCCGCACGGCCGGGGACGCCGACGGCGCGGACCCGCTCGACGAGCACGTGCTGCTGCGGCTGCGCGACCCGGAGGCGCCCGCGGTGCACCTGACCGCCCGGGCCGCCGACGCGACGCTCACCGGCTACGCCCACCTGGACATCACCGACGCCACCGCCGGCATCGGGGTGGAACTGGTGGTGCACCCGACGTACCGGCGGCGCGGCACCGGCCGGGCACTGGCCCGGGGCGTGCTGGCCGCGGCGGCCGGGCCGCTGCGCGCCTGGGCGCACGGCGACCACCCGTCCGCCGCCGCGCTCGCGGTCGACCTGGGCTTCACCCGCGCCCGGGTGCTCTGGCAGCTGCGCCGGCCGCTCACCGCCGCGCTGCCCGAGGTGCGCCTGCCGGACGGGGTCGAGCTGCGCGCCTTCCAGCCGGGCAGGGACGACGAGGCCTGGCTGGCGCTCAACAAACTGGCCTTCGCCGCGCACCCGGAGCAGGGTCGCTGGGCCCTGGCCGACCTGCGGGTACGCCTCGCCGAGCCGTGGTTCGACCCGGCCGGCTTCCTGCTCGCCGTGCAGTCCGCCACCGGCCAGCTGCTCGGCTTCCACTGGACCAAGGTGCACGAGCGTCCCGGGTCCGCCCGGATCGGCGAGGTCTACGTGCTCGGGGTCGACCCGGCCGCGCACGGCGGTGGCCTCGGCAAGGCGCTGACCACCGCCGGGCTGGCGTACCTGCGGGACCAGCGGGGCCTGGACCAGGTGATGCTCTACGTGGACGAGTCGAACGCGGGGGCGATGGCGCTCTACGAGCGGCTCGGCTTCGCCCGCTGGTCCGGCCACGTCAACTACCAGCTCGGCTGA